Sequence from the Kineosporia corallincola genome:
AACGCCATCGGTGTACACGGCCCGAGGGCAGGTAGACGGCGAGGACTGGCCGGCGGTTGCGGCCGCGCTGAACGAGCGGATGGCAGCGCGCAGGATCGGCCAGCAGGAGTTGGCCCGCCTGTCGGGGGTTTCGGTGTCGACCCTGCGGATGCTTCAGCACGGCGCCAGCCGCCGGGTGCAGAACAAGACACTCGAAGCCATCGCCCGTGCCCTGGACTGGCCCGAGGACCACCTGATCGACATCCTCGTAACCGCGCACCAGCCAGCCTCTCTCCGGCAGCCGCACGACGAGCCGACCGCCGTGGTGCTGTCCCGGATCGAGTGGCAGTTACGCGATGTCAGCGATCGCCTGGCGCGTGTCGAGAGCTACCTCCAGGCGGAACAACCGCCCGGGTCAGCGCCAGGCCGCTGAGCTCAGCCCCGCCGACGTGAACGTCACGAACATGACCCAGGGCGTGAAGCCGGAGAACGTCACCGAGGCGACCCCCGGCAGCTGCACGACGCCGACCCGGGCAGCCTCTCGCTGATCCCCCGGCGGATCGAGAAAGACCGCCAGACCCGCCCGCCCGTTCGCCGCGCGCGGCAGCGGCGAAGCCGCGTGCACGGTGATTCCCCGCCCACGCAGCAGGTTTACGAGCTCATCGGCGTCCATTGGCCACTCCCACACATGCGCACAAAACGAAGGTGCCCGCGTGCGCTCTCCCCCGTCGGAGCGCACGCGGGCGGTCTGAAACGGGTGCGTGCCGGCTTCCACTTGCCCGGTAGCGACCGGCACGCACCCCGGCGTTGGCATCGGCTCAGCAGAGGGAGGCTGACCGGAACCGCAACGCCGCTCCCGCACCGCTCAGCGGCCGGAAGTCCTCTGCCGGGGAATCACCGCCACTCCCAGCGCCTTCCCGGCCCAGCCCCAGGTCAGCCCGCGAGAACGGACCCGTTCCCGTTCGACCCTGCCCCCGGGTCGGCTTCGGTGATCTCCTTCACGCGGTCGTGGCACATACACAGGTTTCACAGCTTCCTTCTGCGCGGAACTCCGTTGGAGCCGGCCTCGCCCGGGGACCGCGTAGGTCGACCCGGGAAAGGCCGGTGGAACAAGCCTGATTCGTGATCAGCGCCACGGAAACGCACGCCCTGCCTATGCCAAGCAGCGCTGAGAACTGGCCCCGATCGGCCCGGCCGAGCGGTTGCCGAA
This genomic interval carries:
- a CDS encoding helix-turn-helix domain-containing protein, with the protein product MAERGTPSVYTARGQVDGEDWPAVAAALNERMAARRIGQQELARLSGVSVSTLRMLQHGASRRVQNKTLEAIARALDWPEDHLIDILVTAHQPASLRQPHDEPTAVVLSRIEWQLRDVSDRLARVESYLQAEQPPGSAPGR